Proteins from one Apis cerana isolate GH-2021 linkage group LG11, AcerK_1.0, whole genome shotgun sequence genomic window:
- the LOC107995166 gene encoding uncharacterized protein LOC107995166, with protein sequence MSSNLILFIQTNMRTLLSNFLRTKKLFYEYSKFCVNDIMYSQVRQITKFSNNNQKQFNSDKDIESDSHNLIGSISTTHKIFEDKNAEIIFDVSEKQEKVNLEDLIIEEHHDPYEGINLERGKNGVFEIEDLVLLLQKDNVKNIFVASMASELSYADYIVIVTGRSNKHMKALASFVRKVYKLKKHKTDILVKIEGKNSKDWIALDLGNIILHIFSHSARLEYDLETLWSVGPDYDDKSKNTTEDIMEQYNEFLSDLEPIENNNENEKCEI encoded by the exons ATGTCCAGTAacctaattttattcatacaaACTAACATGCGGACTCTATTGTCAAATTTTTtacgaacaaaaaaattattttatgaatattccaaattttgtgtaaatgatataatgtatTCTCAAGTAAgacaaataacaaaattttcaaataataatcaaaaacaatttaatagtGATAAAGATATAGAAAGTGATTCACATAACCTAATCGGCTCAATCAGTACTactcataaaatttttgaagataaaaatgcagaaattatttttgatgttagtgaaaaacaagaaaaagttaatttagaagatttaataattgaagaacATCATGATCCTTATGaaggaataaatttagaac gTGGAAAAAATGGTGTTTTTGAAATAGAAGatcttgtattattattacaaaaagataatgttaaaaatatttttgttgctTCAATGGCCTCTGAATTATCATATGCTGATTACATAGTTATAGTCACAGGTAGATCAAATAAGCATATGAAAGCACTTGCTTCTTTTGTtcgaaaagtatataaattaaaaaaacataaaacagatatattggtaaaaattgaagggaaaaattcaaaagattgGATAGCTTTAGATCtag gaaatattatattacatattttttcacattctGCTAGATTAGAATATGATTTAGAAACATTATGGTCAGTTGGACCTGATTATgatgataaaagtaaaaatactaCTGAAGATATTATGGaacaatataatgaatttttatctgatttagaaccaattgaaaataataatgagaatgaaaaatgtgaaatataa